A single region of the Streptomyces sp. ITFR-16 genome encodes:
- a CDS encoding LysR family transcriptional regulator — MELQQMRYVLAVAETNNFTRAAERCLVVQSALSHQIARLERELGARLFERTSRRVRLTPAGEAFLPAARQCLDAAERAAAEVAAAVGEVRGRLAVGLIPTVAAVDVPGALRDFRRQYPQVRISLRVGASEDLVEQVARGAIDVAFLGLPTTARPEGVAARELARDRLVAVVAPDHPLAGEPSVSLRRLSSEEFVDLPAGTAGRLQSDQAFAAEGLRRDVAYEVTSADYIARLVGPGLGVAMLPSAYAPRLVGVVTVEVADAPARVEYAVWSRSGTTPAAAAFLTVLGIPEEDEQEDEDGNGEAPGACP, encoded by the coding sequence ATGGAGCTCCAGCAGATGCGGTACGTCCTCGCCGTCGCCGAGACGAACAACTTCACCCGGGCCGCCGAACGCTGCCTGGTCGTGCAGTCCGCGCTCAGCCACCAGATCGCCCGGCTGGAACGCGAACTCGGCGCCCGGCTCTTCGAACGGACCAGCCGCAGGGTCCGGCTGACACCGGCGGGCGAGGCGTTCCTCCCCGCCGCCCGTCAGTGCCTGGACGCCGCCGAACGCGCGGCCGCCGAGGTCGCGGCGGCCGTCGGCGAGGTACGCGGACGGCTCGCCGTGGGCCTGATCCCCACGGTCGCGGCGGTCGATGTCCCCGGCGCGCTGCGCGACTTCCGCCGTCAGTACCCGCAGGTGCGCATCAGCCTGCGGGTGGGCGCGAGCGAGGACCTGGTCGAGCAGGTCGCGCGGGGAGCCATCGACGTGGCCTTCCTCGGACTGCCCACGACGGCGCGCCCCGAAGGCGTCGCCGCCCGCGAACTCGCCCGCGACCGGCTCGTCGCGGTGGTCGCCCCGGACCACCCCCTGGCCGGTGAGCCCTCGGTGAGCCTGCGAAGGCTCTCGTCCGAGGAGTTCGTGGACCTTCCGGCCGGCACGGCCGGACGCCTCCAGTCGGACCAGGCCTTCGCCGCCGAGGGCCTCCGCCGTGACGTCGCCTACGAAGTGACAAGCGCCGACTACATCGCCCGGCTCGTCGGCCCGGGCCTCGGCGTGGCCATGCTCCCCTCCGCGTACGCTCCCCGGCTCGTCGGCGTCGTCACCGTCGAGGTCGCCGACGCACCGGCCCGCGTCGAGTACGCCGTGTGGAGCCGCTCGGGTACCACCCCGGCGGCGGCCGCGTTCCTCACCGTCCTCGGCATTCCCGAAGAGGACGAGCAAGAGGACGAGGACGGGAACGGGGAGGCTCCCGGCGCGTGTCCCTAG
- a CDS encoding aldo/keto reductase: MKTRTIGRLEVSAVGLGAMGLSQGYGAGVSGSEATGLIRKAFDLGCTLFDTAEGYAAGANEELVGPALEPIRDQVVIATKFYLGGPLTPAELSKQIHARLEASLTRLRTDHVELYYQHRVPDSIPVEDIAGVMGELIDEGKILGWGQSQATEEQIRRAHAVTPLTAIQSEYSLMERMFEQGVIPACEELGIGFVAFSPLATGFLSGRITADDTYTGADVRRVITRFDKNNIRANQPLLDLLTAFAREKGATPAQISLAWMLHKKDFIVPIPGSRRIERVEENLGAAAVELTAEEFDRIETELAKIEIHGNRTDEDIAKLGIIKD; encoded by the coding sequence ATGAAGACGAGGACCATCGGGCGCCTCGAGGTCTCCGCGGTCGGCCTGGGGGCCATGGGCCTCAGCCAGGGGTACGGAGCCGGCGTGAGCGGCAGCGAGGCGACCGGCCTGATCCGCAAGGCGTTCGACCTGGGCTGCACCCTCTTCGACACGGCGGAGGGCTATGCGGCGGGCGCCAACGAGGAGTTGGTCGGGCCGGCGCTGGAACCCATCCGCGACCAGGTCGTCATCGCCACCAAGTTCTACCTCGGCGGCCCCCTCACACCCGCCGAGCTGAGCAAGCAGATCCACGCCCGGCTGGAGGCGTCCCTGACGCGCCTGCGCACCGACCATGTCGAGCTGTACTACCAGCACCGGGTGCCCGACTCGATCCCCGTCGAGGACATCGCGGGCGTCATGGGCGAACTGATCGACGAGGGCAAGATCCTCGGCTGGGGGCAGTCGCAGGCGACCGAGGAGCAGATCCGCCGGGCGCACGCCGTGACGCCGCTGACCGCGATCCAGAGCGAATACTCCCTCATGGAGCGGATGTTCGAGCAGGGTGTCATTCCCGCGTGCGAGGAACTGGGCATCGGCTTCGTGGCGTTCAGCCCGCTGGCGACCGGTTTCCTCAGCGGCAGGATCACCGCCGACGACACCTACACCGGGGCCGACGTCCGCCGGGTCATCACCCGGTTCGACAAGAACAACATCCGTGCCAACCAGCCGCTCCTGGACCTGCTCACCGCCTTCGCCCGGGAGAAGGGCGCCACCCCGGCGCAGATCTCGCTGGCCTGGATGCTGCACAAGAAGGACTTCATCGTCCCCATCCCCGGCTCGCGCCGGATCGAGCGCGTCGAGGAGAACCTGGGCGCCGCCGCCGTGGAGCTGACCGCCGAGGAGTTCGACCGGATCGAGACCGAACTCGCCAAGATCGAGATCCACGGCAACCGCACCGACGAGGACATCGCCAAGCTCGGCATCATCAAGGACTGA
- a CDS encoding GNAT family N-acetyltransferase, producing the protein MAHVIETPRAEDAESLGRVQLAAWLQTYPHAESGIDEKWIREQRGSSATAEGSARWREFILETERRPDLLFCRVVRSGTGIAGFLCGRRDDEGVGLGPMYLLDEAQGAGLGGRMMSEFLTWAGSAPMLLWVTEYNERAIRFYERHGFRATGEREMWRGRLPNVRMVRPAPPKS; encoded by the coding sequence GTGGCCCACGTGATCGAGACCCCCCGCGCCGAGGACGCCGAGTCGCTGGGCAGGGTGCAGCTGGCGGCCTGGCTGCAGACCTATCCGCACGCGGAGTCGGGCATCGACGAGAAGTGGATCCGTGAGCAGCGTGGGTCCTCCGCGACCGCCGAAGGCAGCGCCCGGTGGCGGGAGTTCATCCTGGAGACGGAACGGCGGCCGGACCTGCTGTTCTGCCGCGTCGTCCGCTCCGGCACCGGGATCGCCGGTTTCCTCTGCGGCCGGCGGGACGACGAGGGGGTCGGCCTGGGTCCGATGTATCTGCTGGACGAGGCCCAGGGCGCGGGTCTCGGAGGGCGGATGATGAGTGAGTTCCTGACCTGGGCGGGGAGTGCGCCCATGCTCCTGTGGGTCACCGAGTACAACGAGCGCGCGATCCGCTTCTACGAACGCCACGGGTTCAGGGCCACCGGCGAACGCGAGATGTGGCGGGGGCGGCTGCCCAATGTGCGCATGGTCCGCCCCGCCCCGCCGAAGTCCTGA
- a CDS encoding glyoxalase: MASIECVTLAATDPSAAQDFYTTAFGLGPQVRVQDAEEPTAGFRGFTLSLTVAQPATVRGFVDAALDAGATAVKPAAKSFWGYGGVVRTPDGALWKVASSSKKDKGPDTRQVEQFVLLLGVTDMAVSKQFYVDRGFVVGKSYGRKYVEFETPSSAVKLALYPRHALAKDAGVSPDGTGSHGLTIGSDSGSFTDPDGFEWAAAS; the protein is encoded by the coding sequence ATGGCTTCCATCGAATGCGTCACGCTCGCGGCGACCGACCCGTCCGCCGCACAGGACTTCTACACCACCGCCTTCGGTCTGGGCCCCCAGGTCCGGGTGCAGGACGCCGAGGAGCCGACGGCCGGCTTCCGAGGCTTCACACTGTCACTCACCGTCGCGCAGCCGGCCACCGTCAGAGGGTTCGTCGACGCGGCGCTCGACGCGGGTGCCACGGCCGTCAAGCCGGCCGCCAAGTCCTTCTGGGGCTACGGCGGCGTCGTCCGCACGCCCGACGGCGCGCTGTGGAAGGTCGCGAGCTCCTCGAAGAAGGACAAGGGGCCGGACACCCGGCAGGTCGAGCAGTTCGTTCTTCTGCTGGGTGTCACGGACATGGCCGTGAGCAAGCAGTTCTACGTCGACCGCGGCTTCGTCGTGGGCAAGAGCTACGGGCGCAAGTACGTCGAGTTCGAAACCCCGTCGAGCGCGGTCAAGCTCGCGTTGTACCCTCGGCACGCCCTCGCCAAGGACGCCGGGGTCTCCCCCGACGGCACGGGATCGCACGGGCTCACGATCGGCAGCGACAGCGGGTCCTTCACCGACCCGGACGGCTTCGAGTGGGCGGCGGCCTCGTAG
- a CDS encoding DUF4232 domain-containing protein produces the protein MGSLTRTTGSSSERIRLPRSRRTAGSARAPRRRVLAPVALASVALVTAGCGDTSAPAGAAHSAPSSAAQDAQSPFGTQSPQSSAPAGAGTASPGSTARSSEPAGTASEAGASRRCTADHLSMSLGRADAGAGQIYYRLTFVNKADQSCTLHGFPGVSLIRRDGSAVGVPAEREGGTRAQTVIGAGKSAGVSLHTLNQGINGSACWGRADYLRVYPPGSKEALTLRDPQLRVCGGRFTTTAVGR, from the coding sequence ATGGGCTCACTCACGCGAACAACCGGGTCATCGTCCGAGCGCATACGCCTTCCCCGGAGCCGCAGAACAGCCGGGAGCGCCCGCGCACCCCGTCGCCGTGTCCTGGCGCCGGTCGCGCTCGCGTCGGTCGCGCTCGTCACGGCCGGCTGCGGGGACACGTCCGCTCCGGCGGGGGCGGCGCACTCCGCGCCCAGCAGCGCCGCGCAGGACGCGCAAAGCCCCTTCGGCACACAGTCCCCGCAGTCCTCGGCCCCGGCCGGAGCGGGCACGGCCTCCCCCGGCAGCACCGCCCGCTCGTCGGAGCCCGCCGGTACCGCTTCCGAGGCAGGCGCCTCCCGGCGGTGCACGGCCGACCATCTCTCCATGAGTCTGGGGCGGGCCGACGCGGGCGCCGGGCAGATCTACTACCGCCTCACCTTCGTGAACAAGGCCGATCAGTCCTGCACCCTGCACGGGTTCCCGGGTGTCTCCCTGATCCGGCGCGACGGAAGTGCGGTCGGTGTCCCGGCCGAGCGCGAGGGCGGCACGCGGGCACAGACGGTGATCGGTGCCGGCAAGTCCGCAGGCGTCTCGCTGCACACCCTGAACCAGGGGATCAACGGCTCCGCGTGCTGGGGCCGGGCCGACTACCTCCGGGTCTACCCGCCCGGTTCCAAGGAGGCCCTCACCCTGCGCGACCCGCAGCTCCGCGTCTGCGGCGGCCGTTTCACGACCACAGCGGTGGGGCGCTGA
- a CDS encoding maleylpyruvate isomerase N-terminal domain-containing protein, producing MDLFSRCWSALLAAVAELPDEDFTRPSGCTGWLVQDLVCHLVIDAQDVLITLATPAEGEPTRDAVTYWEVGEAPPTGDDPLDALIVRLAAAYEEPHLLKFHLDDVGSAAGRAAGLADPDARVATREVVLTAGDYLSAYVLEWTLHHLDLVAHLPGAAQPPAEGLARTRAMLETIAGSPFPASFTDRDALLVGTGRRAPTPEETDRLGALATKLPLYLG from the coding sequence GTGGACCTTTTCTCACGTTGCTGGTCGGCACTGCTCGCGGCGGTCGCCGAACTCCCCGACGAAGACTTCACCCGCCCGTCCGGCTGCACCGGCTGGCTCGTCCAGGATCTGGTGTGTCACCTGGTCATCGACGCGCAGGACGTCCTGATCACCCTCGCGACTCCCGCCGAGGGGGAGCCGACGCGGGACGCGGTGACCTACTGGGAGGTCGGCGAGGCGCCGCCCACCGGTGACGATCCCCTCGACGCGCTGATCGTCCGGCTGGCCGCCGCCTACGAGGAGCCGCACCTCCTCAAGTTCCACCTGGACGACGTCGGCTCCGCCGCCGGCCGGGCAGCCGGGCTCGCGGACCCGGACGCCCGGGTCGCCACCCGCGAGGTGGTGCTGACCGCAGGTGACTACCTGTCCGCGTACGTACTGGAGTGGACCCTGCACCACCTCGACCTGGTCGCACATCTTCCCGGTGCGGCCCAGCCGCCTGCCGAGGGGCTCGCCCGGACCCGCGCGATGCTGGAGACGATCGCGGGAAGCCCGTTCCCGGCGTCGTTCACCGACCGGGACGCCCTGCTCGTGGGCACCGGACGGCGCGCCCCGACGCCCGAGGAGACGGACCGGCTGGGTGCCCTTGCGACGAAGCTCCCGCTCTACCTCGGCTGA
- a CDS encoding aldo/keto reductase translates to MSIRSLLPGRIGFGTAPLGNMFRAIPDDEAAATVRAAWDQGIRYFDTAPLYGAGLAEIRLGDVLAGKPRDEFVLSTKVGRIVLDEVEDPASRELGEKGALFEHGRPNRMVNDYSADATLRSVEDSLRRLRTDRLDIVWVHDIAQDFYGDAWAGVFESARTGAFRALTRLKGEGVIKAWGLGVNKVEPLEMTLDLDEPRPDAFLLAGRYTLLDHERALQRLLPAAAEQGVDIVVGGPYSSGILAGGSHFEYAEAPDAVVRKVARIKALAQENGIGIKSAALQFVLAHPAVAAVIPGATRPSRIAEDLAAPAQEVPAAFWAALREQGIISADAPVPAL, encoded by the coding sequence ATGAGCATCCGCTCCCTGCTGCCCGGCCGTATCGGCTTCGGTACCGCTCCCCTCGGCAACATGTTCCGCGCCATTCCTGACGACGAGGCCGCCGCCACCGTGCGGGCCGCGTGGGACCAGGGCATCCGCTACTTCGACACCGCACCGCTGTACGGCGCGGGTCTCGCCGAGATCCGGCTCGGTGACGTGCTCGCCGGGAAGCCCCGCGACGAGTTCGTCCTGTCGACGAAGGTCGGGCGGATCGTCCTCGACGAGGTCGAGGACCCCGCGAGCCGTGAACTCGGCGAGAAGGGTGCCCTGTTCGAGCACGGGCGCCCCAACAGGATGGTGAACGACTACAGTGCCGACGCCACCCTGCGCTCCGTCGAGGACAGCCTCCGGCGCCTGCGGACGGACCGCCTCGATATCGTCTGGGTCCACGACATCGCCCAGGACTTCTACGGCGACGCGTGGGCCGGCGTCTTCGAGAGCGCCCGCACCGGCGCCTTCCGGGCGCTCACCCGTCTGAAGGGCGAGGGCGTCATCAAGGCGTGGGGACTCGGCGTCAACAAGGTCGAGCCGCTGGAGATGACGCTGGACCTGGACGAGCCGCGCCCCGACGCGTTCCTGCTGGCCGGCCGCTACACCCTGCTCGACCACGAACGCGCCCTGCAGCGGCTGCTGCCGGCGGCGGCCGAGCAGGGCGTCGACATCGTCGTCGGCGGTCCGTACAGCTCCGGCATCCTCGCCGGCGGCAGCCACTTCGAGTACGCCGAGGCACCCGACGCCGTCGTCCGGAAGGTCGCCCGCATCAAGGCGCTGGCCCAGGAGAACGGCATCGGCATCAAGTCCGCCGCCCTGCAGTTCGTCCTGGCCCATCCCGCTGTCGCCGCGGTCATCCCCGGCGCCACCCGGCCGAGCCGCATCGCCGAGGACCTGGCCGCGCCGGCCCAGGAGGTCCCCGCCGCCTTCTGGGCCGCGCTGCGGGAGCAGGGGATCATCTCCGCCGACGCACCCGTCCCCGCCCTCTGA
- a CDS encoding GFA family protein: MTGPASAPEHRTGRCRCGDIRYEVSGTPDDPHLCSCEHCTHLAGGPAMAWVGFRRDELTWTGPGGQPAWYATWPTLSRGFCPRCGTPLVSVADDSEMVMVTTYSLDDRTGVDPVGHSYREIAAPWMTVTLAPDPVHG; this comes from the coding sequence ATGACCGGACCGGCCTCCGCCCCCGAGCACCGCACCGGACGCTGCCGGTGCGGGGACATCCGCTACGAGGTGTCCGGCACCCCCGACGACCCGCATCTGTGCTCCTGCGAGCACTGCACACACCTCGCCGGCGGACCCGCGATGGCGTGGGTCGGATTCCGCAGGGACGAACTGACCTGGACCGGGCCCGGAGGGCAGCCGGCCTGGTACGCGACCTGGCCGACCCTGAGCCGGGGGTTCTGCCCGCGCTGCGGAACCCCTCTCGTCTCCGTCGCGGACGACTCGGAGATGGTGATGGTGACGACGTACAGCCTCGACGACCGCACGGGCGTCGACCCCGTCGGACACAGCTACCGGGAGATCGCCGCCCCGTGGATGACCGTCACCCTCGCCCCGGACCCGGTGCACGGGTAG